The following are encoded in a window of Chloroflexota bacterium genomic DNA:
- a CDS encoding type II toxin-antitoxin system Phd/YefM family antitoxin, with protein MSKKWPVQDAKSRFSELIETVLAEGPQIVTRRGVETAVILPIEQWRRLETMTRPDLKELLLASEARTENLTPPRRQHRHRPPLVME; from the coding sequence ATGAGCAAGAAGTGGCCGGTTCAAGATGCCAAATCAAGATTCAGCGAGCTGATCGAAACCGTCCTCGCCGAGGGACCGCAAATCGTAACCAGGCGTGGGGTGGAAACCGCAGTGATCCTTCCCATTGAGCAATGGCGAAGGTTAGAGACGATGACGAGGCCGGACTTGAAGGAACTCCTGCTCGCGAGTGAGGCGCGGACTGAAAACCTCACGCCGCCGCGGCGGCAGCATCGCCACCGACCACCCTTGGTCATGGAATAG
- a CDS encoding RidA family protein gives MKKEPLLGAGMSQPSAPYSMALRVQANEMLYIAGQGPTAGDGSIVGAGDIEAQVRQVFANIESLLEAAGADFNNVVFMNMYVTDIRFRETITLVRNEILEPPFPAATMVQIGSLASTDWLVEIDAVAALD, from the coding sequence ATGAAGAAAGAACCCCTACTCGGCGCGGGCATGTCCCAGCCGTCCGCCCCTTACTCCATGGCCCTGCGCGTGCAAGCGAACGAGATGCTCTACATTGCCGGTCAAGGGCCGACGGCCGGCGACGGCAGTATTGTCGGCGCGGGCGACATCGAAGCGCAAGTGCGCCAGGTCTTTGCCAACATCGAGTCTCTCCTGGAGGCCGCCGGCGCGGACTTCAACAACGTCGTCTTCATGAATATGTACGTCACCGATATCCGTTTCCGCGAGACCATCACCCTGGTCCGTAACGAAATCCTCGAGCCGCCCTTTCCCGCCGCCACCATGGTCCAAATCGGCTCCCTGGCGTCCACCGACTGGCTGGTGGAGATCGACGCGGTAGCCGCGCTGGACTAA
- a CDS encoding heavy metal-binding domain-containing protein, with the protein MIVTTTDTIPGAEIVETLGMVRGSTVRSRHIGKDIMAAFRNVVGGEVVEYTKLLAEAREVSLQRMVESAEEMGANAIVGTRFITAGVAQGSAEIVAYGTAVKVG; encoded by the coding sequence TTGATCGTAACGACAACTGATACAATTCCCGGAGCCGAAATTGTCGAGACGTTAGGCATGGTGCGCGGAAGCACCGTGCGCTCCCGGCACATCGGCAAGGACATTATGGCAGCTTTCCGTAACGTCGTCGGCGGCGAAGTAGTGGAGTACACGAAACTGCTGGCAGAGGCGCGCGAGGTGTCACTGCAGCGCATGGTCGAGAGCGCAGAAGAAATGGGAGCCAATGCCATTGTGGGTACGAGGTTCATCACTGCGGGTGTTGCACAGGGATCGGCCGAAATCGTCGCCTACGGCACGGCGGTCAAGGTAGGCTGA
- a CDS encoding type II toxin-antitoxin system VapC family toxin, protein MYLLDTNVVSELRRPRPHGAVLDWIIAVPAEQLFLSAVTVGEIQAGIEITREQDEVKAEELEAWLDKVLASYAVLPMDAPAFREWARIMHRRSNTLAEDAMIAAVARVHRLTVVTRNAGDFSQLGVELQNPFDTNSPHLQ, encoded by the coding sequence GTGTACCTCCTCGATACCAACGTGGTCTCGGAACTGCGGCGCCCACGTCCACATGGCGCAGTATTGGATTGGATAATTGCTGTACCGGCTGAGCAACTCTTCCTGTCTGCGGTGACAGTTGGGGAAATTCAGGCGGGGATCGAGATTACCCGTGAGCAGGATGAGGTGAAGGCGGAAGAACTGGAAGCCTGGCTGGACAAGGTTCTCGCCTCCTATGCCGTTTTGCCAATGGACGCGCCCGCCTTTAGGGAGTGGGCACGGATCATGCACCGGAGATCAAACACGTTGGCTGAAGACGCCATGATCGCGGCAGTCGCCAGAGTACACCGGCTGACGGTGGTCACCCGGAATGCGGGCGACTTCTCCCAGCTTGGGGTTGAATTGCAGAATCCCTTTGACACCAATAGTCCTCACCTTCAGTGA
- a CDS encoding LamG domain-containing protein has protein sequence MDIHAGLVGHWTLDGDCDDHSGNANHGRIEGGVAYTAPLPLGGGPGAALFDGRSASITIPHNESLALSTADFTLAAWVNSNRITTDVPGDILSKFDPATRRGFNFGIQSAAGVPSSQSNWRNVFFGIDDKTVEPDWTNNGRPGNAQCVMGMAVHAGSLYAGTYEGEAGETGHVYRYAGGTDWEDCGAPADCNAVSTLAVYDGDLYAGVSCYRAQGSSLPESPNRRPGGSVYRYAGGTEWVDCGQLGDAEDVFGLAVYNGELYGSAMYSAGMFRYAGGKTWLPCGDPGTRVAVLGVFQGGLYATGYDVGGVFRYEGDRRWSFRGNASDSTQLYSFASHQGRLHTGVWPSGSVYRQDDGLPWLDCGRLGEELEVMGMMVYNGKLYAGTLPTGSVYRYDGEGEWVSTGQLDTTPDVKYRRAWTMAVYQGRLFCGTLPSGNVLSLEAGRNVTHDHALPGGWHHLAAVRAGAVLRLYVDGALVSESASFNAADYDLATNEPLHIGEGQIGPFSGSLSDVRLYNRALSETHVAAIFERQRM, from the coding sequence GTGGACATTCATGCAGGCTTAGTCGGACATTGGACGCTAGACGGCGATTGCGACGATCACTCAGGTAACGCCAACCATGGCCGGATAGAAGGCGGTGTTGCCTATACTGCGCCGCTGCCTTTGGGAGGCGGTCCAGGCGCGGCCTTGTTCGATGGCCGCAGCGCGTCCATCACAATCCCGCACAACGAGAGTCTGGCGCTAAGCACAGCAGACTTTACCCTTGCAGCGTGGGTGAATTCCAACCGCATCACGACCGACGTGCCCGGCGACATCCTGAGCAAATTCGACCCCGCTACACGGCGCGGCTTCAACTTCGGCATCCAGTCAGCCGCGGGCGTGCCCTCCTCGCAGAGCAACTGGCGCAACGTCTTCTTCGGCATAGACGACAAAACAGTTGAGCCTGACTGGACTAATAACGGCAGGCCCGGCAACGCGCAGTGCGTCATGGGCATGGCCGTGCATGCCGGCTCGCTCTACGCCGGCACCTATGAGGGCGAGGCGGGCGAGACCGGGCACGTCTACCGCTATGCGGGCGGCACGGACTGGGAGGACTGCGGCGCACCGGCTGATTGTAATGCCGTGAGCACGCTGGCAGTGTACGACGGCGATCTCTACGCGGGAGTGAGTTGCTACCGCGCGCAGGGCTCCAGTCTGCCGGAGTCGCCAAACCGCCGCCCGGGTGGCAGCGTCTACCGCTACGCCGGCGGCACGGAGTGGGTGGACTGTGGTCAACTCGGCGACGCCGAAGACGTGTTCGGCTTGGCCGTCTACAATGGCGAGCTCTACGGTTCTGCCATGTATTCGGCGGGCATGTTCCGGTACGCAGGCGGTAAGACCTGGCTGCCCTGCGGCGATCCGGGCACGCGGGTCGCGGTGCTTGGCGTCTTCCAAGGCGGCCTGTACGCCACCGGCTACGACGTGGGCGGCGTGTTTCGCTACGAGGGCGACCGCCGCTGGTCTTTCCGCGGCAATGCGTCGGACTCCACCCAGCTCTATTCGTTTGCCTCGCATCAGGGCCGCCTGCATACCGGCGTGTGGCCCAGCGGGTCCGTGTATCGCCAGGATGACGGTCTGCCGTGGCTGGATTGCGGCCGCTTGGGCGAGGAACTGGAAGTCATGGGCATGATGGTCTACAACGGCAAGCTCTACGCCGGCACCCTGCCCACCGGCAGCGTCTACCGCTACGACGGTGAGGGAGAGTGGGTGTCCACCGGCCAGCTTGACACCACGCCGGACGTCAAATACCGTCGCGCGTGGACCATGGCCGTCTACCAGGGCCGCCTCTTCTGTGGCACGCTGCCGTCGGGTAACGTGCTCTCGTTGGAGGCTGGCAGGAACGTGACCCACGACCACGCGCTGCCGGGAGGCTGGCATCACCTGGCCGCCGTGCGGGCCGGTGCCGTTCTGCGGCTCTACGTCGACGGCGCACTGGTATCAGAATCCGCGTCCTTCAACGCCGCCGACTACGACCTTGCCACCAATGAACCGCTGCACATCGGCGAAGGCCAAATCGGCCCCTTCAGCGGCAGCCTGTCCGACGTGCGACTCTACAACCGCGCGCTGAGCGAAACGCACGTCGCAGCTATCTTTGAAAGACAGCGTATGTGA
- a CDS encoding transposase, translating into MRHLRINHSKQYVDGEVHTNTIEGFWSLVKRAIAGQHHHYTVEHAHRYIDETTYKYNVRKSKLLWDDYMLRAVGVA; encoded by the coding sequence ATGCGGCACCTGCGCATCAACCACAGCAAACAGTACGTGGACGGTGAGGTGCACACGAACACCATCGAGGGCTTCTGGTCATTGGTGAAGCGAGCGATTGCCGGGCAGCACCACCACTACACGGTAGAACACGCCCACCGCTACATTGACGAGACGACCTACAAGTACAACGTGCGGAAGTCGAAGCTGCTCTGGGACGACTACATGCTGCGGGCTGTGGGAGTAGCTTAG
- a CDS encoding YciI family protein: protein MRVIVLIKATADSEAGIMPSAELIEAMGQYNQELVEAGVMRGGDGIKPTSAGKRVAFNGEERTVIDGPFPAVSELVAGYWLWEVKDMDEAVAWVKRCPNPMPGPSEIEIRPLYEIADFAEAMTAEQAEQEERLREELEGQ from the coding sequence ATGCGCGTCATCGTCCTGATCAAAGCTACTGCCGACAGTGAAGCCGGCATTATGCCCTCCGCCGAACTCATCGAGGCCATGGGGCAGTACAATCAGGAGTTGGTCGAGGCCGGCGTCATGCGCGGCGGCGACGGCATCAAGCCTACGTCGGCAGGCAAGCGAGTGGCCTTCAATGGAGAAGAACGGACAGTCATTGACGGTCCCTTTCCGGCCGTCAGCGAACTGGTGGCGGGGTACTGGCTATGGGAGGTGAAGGACATGGACGAGGCCGTGGCGTGGGTGAAGCGCTGTCCCAATCCCATGCCGGGACCCAGCGAGATCGAGATCCGGCCGCTGTACGAGATCGCCGACTTTGCCGAAGCCATGACCGCGGAGCAGGCGGAACAGGAAGAGCGCCTGCGGGAAGAGTTGGAGGGCCAGTGA
- a CDS encoding iron-containing alcohol dehydrogenase, whose protein sequence is MEQDIAFEMAASSIRFGWGVTREVGLDLAELGVKRVMVVTDPVLRELPPVATVLTALEEARVPYVLFDQVQIEPTDTSFQEAIAFAVAEEVDSFVAVGGGSTIDTAKAANLYATYPAEFLDYVNAPIGKGLPVPGPLKPLIAIPTTAGTGSETTGTAIFDLVAMHAKTGISHRNLKPMLGIIDPENTATLSPTAVASTGCDVLSHALESYTAIAYTLRPYPERPILRPAYQGSNPVSDLWSGQTLEMVAEYLPRAMADPEDREAREKMLLAASFAGIGFGNAGVHLPHGMSYPVAGMVRDYHPAGYAGDQPIVPHGMAVILNAPAVFCFTAAAGPTRHTRAAELLGADVRGVMPKDAGTVLANRLIELMQVLQVPNGLSAVGYTSADIPALVEGTLPQHRVTKLSPRQATADDLARMFEDAMRYW, encoded by the coding sequence ATGGAACAAGACATCGCCTTTGAAATGGCGGCTTCCAGCATCCGCTTCGGCTGGGGTGTCACCCGCGAAGTGGGATTGGACCTGGCGGAGCTCGGCGTTAAGCGCGTGATGGTGGTCACGGACCCGGTCTTGCGGGAGCTGCCGCCGGTCGCGACGGTGCTTACAGCGCTCGAAGAGGCTCGCGTACCGTACGTGCTCTTTGATCAAGTCCAGATAGAGCCGACCGATACATCGTTTCAAGAGGCTATCGCGTTTGCCGTCGCGGAAGAGGTAGACTCATTCGTCGCGGTGGGCGGCGGCTCGACGATCGATACGGCGAAAGCGGCCAATCTCTACGCCACTTATCCGGCCGAATTTCTCGATTACGTCAACGCCCCCATCGGCAAGGGGCTGCCGGTCCCCGGACCATTGAAGCCGCTGATCGCGATACCGACCACCGCCGGCACCGGCAGCGAAACCACCGGCACCGCCATCTTCGATCTCGTCGCGATGCACGCCAAGACCGGCATCTCCCACCGCAATCTCAAGCCCATGCTCGGCATCATCGATCCGGAAAACACCGCCACCCTTTCGCCCACGGCAGTTGCTTCTACCGGCTGCGACGTGCTCAGCCACGCCTTGGAGTCCTATACAGCAATTGCCTACACCTTGCGGCCGTATCCCGAGCGCCCAATCTTACGGCCGGCGTACCAGGGGTCTAATCCCGTGAGCGATCTGTGGTCCGGCCAGACGCTCGAGATGGTGGCGGAGTACCTGCCGCGGGCGATGGCGGACCCGGAAGATAGAGAAGCCCGCGAAAAGATGCTGCTGGCGGCGTCCTTTGCGGGCATCGGGTTTGGCAATGCGGGCGTGCACCTGCCCCACGGCATGTCCTATCCCGTCGCCGGCATGGTGCGCGACTATCACCCGGCCGGCTACGCCGGCGACCAGCCCATCGTGCCTCACGGCATGGCCGTTATTTTGAATGCGCCAGCGGTCTTCTGCTTCACGGCGGCGGCGGGGCCGACGCGCCACACTCGGGCGGCTGAACTGCTGGGCGCAGACGTGAGGGGCGTGATGCCAAAAGACGCCGGCACAGTCCTCGCCAACCGGTTGATCGAACTCATGCAAGTACTCCAGGTGCCAAACGGCCTCAGCGCCGTCGGGTACACCAGCGCGGACATCCCGGCGCTGGTGGAAGGCACATTGCCACAGCACCGCGTCACCAAGCTCTCGCCGCGACAGGCAACGGCGGACGACCTGGCGCGCATGTTCGAGGACGCCATGCGCTATTGGTAA
- a CDS encoding MFS transporter, with amino-acid sequence MNPVSTNAIPGRIAVIAVIVAACLISLIGFGIRSSFGLYLEPITSERGWSRETFALALAIQNLLWGMGVPVAGAIADRYGTSKVVALGAVAYAAGVAGMALADTGPTLYLVGGILVGVGVAFSSFSLVLAAIARIIGPERRSLALGLGTAAGSMGQVLFSPINQILIANYGWFDSLLVMSVVALVLVPLAFTLPRGTAAQGEPASNQGLTAALGEALSQRSYLLLTAGFFVCGFHVAFITAHFPTYVTDLGLSARAGAYALSLVGLFNICGSLLSGAFGQRYSKKYGLSAIYAGRAVIVLALLLAPANELTVYLFAAAMGLLWLSTVPLTTGIVAQMFGLRFMATLFGIVFLSHQVGSFLGVWLGGLLYDQTGSYDAMWWAGVGFGIFAALVHLPINDTPLARLRTAQAAS; translated from the coding sequence GTGAACCCCGTTTCCACAAACGCTATTCCCGGACGTATTGCCGTAATCGCGGTGATCGTGGCGGCGTGTTTGATCTCGCTGATTGGGTTCGGCATCCGGTCGAGCTTTGGTCTCTATTTGGAGCCGATTACGAGCGAGCGCGGCTGGTCGCGGGAGACCTTCGCCCTGGCGCTGGCGATCCAGAATCTCTTGTGGGGCATGGGCGTACCGGTGGCGGGCGCGATTGCGGACCGGTACGGCACGTCCAAGGTCGTCGCGCTGGGGGCGGTGGCGTATGCAGCCGGTGTGGCCGGCATGGCGCTGGCCGACACTGGACCTACGCTCTATTTGGTCGGCGGGATCCTGGTGGGCGTGGGCGTCGCCTTTAGTTCGTTTTCGCTGGTGCTGGCGGCTATTGCCCGCATAATCGGGCCGGAGCGGCGGTCCTTGGCATTGGGGCTCGGCACTGCCGCGGGGTCTATGGGCCAGGTGCTCTTTTCTCCCATCAATCAGATCTTGATCGCCAACTACGGCTGGTTTGACTCCCTTTTGGTCATGTCCGTTGTGGCATTGGTGCTGGTGCCGCTGGCGTTCACCCTGCCGCGCGGCACGGCAGCGCAAGGAGAACCGGCTTCAAATCAGGGCCTGACCGCAGCCCTGGGCGAGGCGCTCAGCCAGCGGAGCTATCTACTCCTCACGGCGGGCTTTTTCGTGTGCGGGTTCCACGTGGCGTTCATCACCGCCCATTTCCCCACGTACGTGACCGATCTTGGCCTCTCGGCGCGGGCTGGCGCCTACGCGCTTTCTCTCGTAGGACTCTTCAACATCTGCGGTTCGTTGCTGTCGGGCGCGTTTGGGCAACGGTACTCCAAGAAGTACGGCCTCTCGGCCATCTATGCCGGTCGGGCGGTGATCGTCTTGGCTTTGCTGCTCGCCCCGGCCAACGAACTGACCGTCTACCTCTTTGCGGCGGCGATGGGACTGCTGTGGCTCTCCACCGTACCGCTGACGACGGGAATCGTGGCGCAGATGTTCGGGCTCAGGTTCATGGCGACCCTGTTCGGCATCGTCTTTCTCAGCCATCAGGTGGGGAGCTTCCTCGGCGTGTGGCTGGGCGGGCTGCTCTACGACCAGACTGGCTCCTACGACGCCATGTGGTGGGCAGGCGTCGGCTTCGGCATATTCGCCGCCCTCGTCCACCTGCCGATCAACGACACACCGCTGGCCCGGCTGCGCACTGCACAGGCCGCAAGCTAG